One Paenisporosarcina sp. FSL H8-0542 genomic region harbors:
- a CDS encoding nucleotide pyrophosphohydrolase: MKEIINEINQFRDDRGWGGNHDARSLAISISLEASELLECFQWRSGEEAIAHDKQAIVDEMADVFIYLLQFSDVIGEDLMLAAREKMKKNAIKYPIPSKSV; the protein is encoded by the coding sequence ATGAAAGAGATAATAAATGAAATCAATCAATTTAGAGACGATCGTGGATGGGGAGGCAATCATGATGCACGTAGCCTGGCCATTTCTATTTCATTGGAAGCAAGTGAACTTTTAGAATGCTTTCAATGGCGTTCAGGCGAAGAAGCGATTGCTCACGACAAACAAGCCATCGTGGATGAAATGGCTGACGTGTTCATTTACTTGCTTCAGTTCTCCGATGTAATCGGTGAAGATTTAATGTTAGCGGCTCGTGAAAAAATGAAGAAAAATGCCATAAAGTACCCAATACCGTCTAAATCAGTATAA
- a CDS encoding SGNH/GDSL hydrolase family protein, which yields MNNWKWLIWITAGSLLFFYTRTDTKQDQVSANPTLIKTYDPKYNPNQSLADYLVFRSMISGQAKMAVTGSSVTRGSGSSHQSKTWRGRIEANLRNTNHSLKDLIISNHGYSGYTSVRLLEDHVTAPILKEQPDVLFIETSVINNHNKNVSLDDTFKSLDSLYKLYAEALPETRIVFLSPNPCTENKFGPTLNQFGLKFTDYVDETATYIKKQGWRYFDTHGAMLDHMSSKNITLPSTLKDGIHPNDRGYKVWAEVLWPFVQQKQETIPSTM from the coding sequence ATGAACAACTGGAAGTGGTTAATTTGGATTACAGCGGGGTCACTCCTCTTCTTTTATACAAGAACGGATACAAAGCAAGATCAAGTAAGCGCAAATCCAACACTCATTAAAACGTACGATCCAAAATACAATCCGAACCAATCATTGGCCGATTATCTGGTTTTCCGTTCTATGATTTCAGGACAAGCAAAAATGGCCGTTACTGGCAGTAGTGTCACACGCGGATCTGGATCTTCCCATCAATCGAAAACATGGCGTGGACGTATCGAAGCAAATCTTCGAAATACGAACCATTCTCTGAAAGACCTCATCATCTCAAATCATGGTTACTCTGGCTATACTTCGGTAAGGTTACTCGAAGATCATGTGACTGCCCCCATATTGAAAGAGCAACCGGATGTTTTATTTATTGAGACATCTGTAATTAATAACCACAATAAAAATGTATCTTTGGATGATACGTTTAAATCATTGGATTCTCTATACAAATTGTACGCTGAAGCATTACCGGAAACTCGCATCGTTTTTCTTTCGCCAAATCCATGCACCGAAAATAAATTTGGACCAACACTTAATCAGTTTGGACTGAAGTTTACCGATTATGTTGATGAAACGGCTACCTATATCAAAAAGCAGGGATGGCGTTATTTTGATACACATGGCGCTATGCTCGACCATATGTCTTCAAAAAACATAACCCTTCCATCTACGTTAAAGGATGGCATTCATCCGAACGATCGCGGATATAAAGTTTGGGCCGAAGTATTATGGCCTTTCGTTCAACAAAAACAAGAAACTATTCCAAGCACTATGTAA
- a CDS encoding type 1 glutamine amidotransferase domain-containing protein, with protein sequence MAKIATLITKMFEDIEYMDPARAFNEAGHEVFTIEKKAGKEVKGKQGEAMVMIDHGIDDVKPEDFDALFIPGGFSPDLLREDERFVVFSKAFMDAKKPVFAICHGPQLLITAKTLEGRDATGYKSIAQDLLYTGAKYVDKEVVVCQNQLVTSRQPDDIPAFNRESLKLLEQI encoded by the coding sequence ATGGCGAAAATTGCAACTTTAATCACGAAAATGTTTGAAGACATTGAGTATATGGATCCCGCGAGAGCTTTTAACGAAGCAGGTCATGAGGTATTTACAATTGAAAAAAAAGCAGGGAAAGAAGTGAAAGGCAAACAAGGGGAAGCGATGGTGATGATCGATCACGGCATCGATGATGTTAAACCAGAAGACTTTGATGCACTCTTTATCCCGGGTGGATTTTCACCTGATCTATTACGGGAGGATGAACGGTTTGTAGTATTTTCAAAAGCGTTCATGGATGCAAAAAAACCAGTATTTGCAATCTGCCACGGACCACAGTTACTGATTACAGCAAAAACTTTGGAAGGTCGAGATGCCACGGGCTATAAATCGATTGCTCAAGATTTGTTGTACACGGGAGCAAAATATGTGGATAAAGAAGTTGTGGTTTGCCAAAATCAACTGGTCACAAGCCGACAACCAGATGATATTCCTGCCTTTAACCGAGAGTCCTTGAAATTACTAGAACAAATATAA
- the tatC gene encoding twin-arginine translocase subunit TatC produces MDPYEHHDKKILSPLDKKLVEEVGATTEMVDEDAIESDEGTLVDHLTDLRKQIIKSVSVFLFFFIVVLSTINLWFPLVTRGNELIVLGPLEVVKFYMSISSALSLGFSLPFIFHFIGQFVKPGLNHTESRFIGIYSPLMLVLFVVGISFGYFVVNPLSYQFLINIGEVNFEVMVSASEYIHFLLMTTVPLGLLFELPIIAMFLSAIGVLTSVNMRKVRKWSYVILAIISTTVTPPDFISDFMVLIPMILLYEISIVLVAKLERKQITTKELSISQD; encoded by the coding sequence ATGGACCCATACGAACACCACGACAAGAAAATACTAAGTCCATTGGACAAGAAATTGGTTGAAGAAGTAGGCGCAACAACTGAAATGGTTGATGAAGATGCGATTGAAAGCGATGAAGGCACCCTTGTGGATCATCTAACGGATTTACGGAAACAAATCATTAAAAGTGTGTCCGTGTTTCTATTTTTCTTCATTGTTGTATTATCAACCATCAACCTATGGTTTCCATTAGTGACTAGAGGCAATGAACTGATTGTGCTTGGGCCACTTGAAGTGGTGAAATTCTATATGTCGATTTCCAGTGCACTGTCTCTCGGTTTTTCACTACCCTTTATCTTTCATTTTATCGGGCAATTCGTTAAACCGGGATTGAATCATACAGAGAGTCGATTTATTGGTATTTACTCTCCACTCATGCTCGTCCTGTTTGTGGTTGGTATTTCATTTGGATATTTTGTTGTGAATCCCTTGAGTTATCAATTCTTGATTAATATTGGCGAAGTAAATTTTGAAGTGATGGTTTCAGCAAGTGAATATATTCACTTTTTATTAATGACGACAGTCCCACTTGGCCTGCTTTTTGAACTGCCTATCATCGCAATGTTTTTGTCAGCCATAGGAGTTTTGACATCAGTAAATATGAGAAAGGTTCGAAAATGGTCTTATGTGATACTGGCGATTATTTCGACAACAGTGACACCACCAGACTTTATTAGTGATTTCATGGTGCTGATTCCGATGATATTGTTGTATGAAATCAGTATTGTGTTAGTCGCAAAACTTGAACGCAAACAAATTACAACCAAAGAATTATCCATCTCCCAAGACTAG
- a CDS encoding glycine betaine ABC transporter substrate-binding protein translates to MKKRLAGIALLTSLALVGCGSSNDAGGDASEPIVISGKQFTEQFILPQILGQYVESKTDYKVEYKEGLGEVAILTPALEKGDIDVYVEYTGTGLQSVLEEKLEQDESSESILERVRKGYEEKFGVTWLEPLGFENTYTLAYSKDKPYNAETYSDLVEASKSEDIVFGAPHAFYERPGDGYDALLKVYPFEFSGEESLDPNVMYEAVKQGDVDVITAFTTDGRIERFDLAITTDDKGFFPKYDAAPLVREETLKTYPELEDVLNELAGKISLEDMQKMNARVDIDGEKAEDVAHDFLIDKGLIKK, encoded by the coding sequence ATGAAGAAAAGGTTAGCGGGTATAGCACTTTTAACATCGTTAGCGTTAGTTGGCTGTGGCTCATCAAACGATGCTGGTGGCGACGCAAGTGAACCGATTGTAATCAGCGGGAAACAATTTACCGAGCAGTTTATTTTACCCCAAATACTCGGCCAGTACGTGGAATCCAAAACAGATTACAAAGTGGAGTATAAAGAAGGGTTAGGCGAAGTGGCGATATTGACACCTGCGCTTGAAAAAGGTGATATCGATGTCTATGTAGAGTATACGGGAACAGGGTTGCAATCGGTTTTGGAGGAAAAGTTGGAACAAGATGAAAGCTCCGAAAGTATTCTGGAACGTGTTCGGAAGGGATATGAAGAAAAATTCGGTGTCACATGGTTGGAACCATTGGGCTTTGAAAATACGTACACTTTAGCTTACAGCAAAGATAAACCTTATAATGCTGAGACCTATTCTGACTTGGTTGAAGCGTCGAAGTCAGAAGACATCGTGTTCGGTGCACCCCATGCTTTTTATGAGCGACCTGGGGATGGTTATGATGCCTTGCTGAAAGTGTATCCATTCGAATTCTCTGGTGAGGAAAGTCTGGATCCAAACGTAATGTACGAAGCGGTTAAACAAGGAGATGTTGATGTCATTACGGCCTTTACGACAGATGGCCGAATTGAACGATTCGATTTAGCCATCACAACAGACGATAAAGGTTTCTTCCCTAAATATGATGCAGCCCCACTTGTTCGTGAGGAAACACTCAAAACGTACCCTGAACTTGAAGATGTGTTAAACGAATTAGCAGGAAAGATTTCTTTGGAAGATATGCAAAAGATGAATGCGCGTGTCGATATTGATGGTGAAAAAGCAGAGGATGTAGCACATGACTTCTTGATTGATAAAGGTCTGATCAAGAAATAA
- a CDS encoding ABC transporter permease gives MTDFLDTLQSRSDLIQQAFLEHIYLSFVALAIGIAIALPLGMMIARYRKYAEPVIGITAIFQTIPSLALFGFLVPLIGIGSKTALIALVIYALLPILRNTYTGLTSVDSSIIEAGRGMGMTRTQILKQIEFPLALPFIMAGIRTATVLTVGIATLATFVGAGGLGDVIYRGLQSYNNSLVLAGALPVALLAISFDLLLKWVEKKATPKGMKTH, from the coding sequence ATGACTGATTTTTTGGATACACTCCAAAGTCGCTCTGATCTTATTCAACAAGCGTTCCTCGAACACATCTATTTATCTTTCGTGGCACTGGCAATAGGCATTGCGATTGCCTTGCCGCTTGGAATGATGATTGCACGCTATCGAAAATACGCAGAACCTGTAATAGGCATAACTGCAATATTTCAAACGATACCGAGTTTAGCATTATTCGGTTTCTTGGTACCTCTCATCGGAATAGGGTCAAAAACAGCACTCATTGCACTTGTTATTTATGCTTTGCTACCAATCCTCCGCAACACCTATACAGGGTTGACCAGTGTTGACTCATCGATTATTGAAGCGGGACGCGGAATGGGAATGACGCGGACACAGATATTAAAACAAATTGAGTTTCCGCTTGCTTTGCCATTTATAATGGCAGGTATTCGAACAGCTACCGTCCTGACAGTTGGGATTGCAACACTCGCCACGTTTGTGGGTGCTGGTGGTTTAGGGGATGTCATCTATCGAGGGTTGCAATCGTATAATAACTCGCTCGTTCTTGCCGGTGCACTTCCGGTAGCATTACTGGCTATCAGTTTCGATTTATTATTGAAATGGGTTGAAAAGAAAGCAACACCAAAAGGGATGAAAACACATTAG
- a CDS encoding M20 peptidase aminoacylase family protein, protein MKESNESHRARINEVFDYLHAHPEVSWKEVGTTAYLKKLIEQEGFTVQTFDECTGLVVEVGEGEACIGIRADMDALWQEVNSVFKANHSCGHDAHMTMGVGTLLAMKEIGFPEGIRLKWIFQPAEEKGQGALKLLSLGVLDNVDYLYGVHLRPIQEIPNGTASAAICHGAAGLIRGTIQGEDAHAARPHLGKNAIEVGAAIIQGLQAIRMDPLIPCSVKMTKLQAGSETGNIIPGKASFTLDLRAQTNDAMRTLRTKVCEVIQSVESIYHVKIQYIVHEGLVAAIVNEDAYQLMAEAISEVIGADNLQPRIETPGGEDFHFYSLYKPNIKATMLGLGCDLSPGLHHPNMTFNHNCLHTGIAILTQTILNTIKSISAK, encoded by the coding sequence ATGAAGGAAAGTAATGAGTCACACAGGGCAAGAATAAATGAAGTGTTTGACTATTTGCATGCACATCCCGAAGTAAGTTGGAAAGAAGTTGGAACAACTGCTTACTTGAAAAAATTAATCGAACAAGAAGGGTTTACCGTTCAAACATTCGATGAATGCACTGGTCTTGTAGTTGAAGTAGGAGAAGGGGAAGCGTGTATAGGGATTCGAGCAGATATGGATGCCCTTTGGCAAGAGGTGAATAGCGTATTCAAAGCAAATCACTCATGCGGTCATGACGCACATATGACAATGGGTGTTGGAACCTTGCTTGCGATGAAAGAAATAGGATTTCCCGAAGGTATTCGTCTAAAGTGGATTTTTCAGCCGGCTGAGGAAAAAGGGCAAGGTGCATTGAAACTATTAAGTCTTGGCGTTTTGGATAATGTTGATTATTTATATGGAGTTCATCTTCGGCCCATTCAGGAAATACCAAACGGGACTGCATCAGCTGCCATCTGTCATGGTGCTGCAGGTCTAATAAGAGGCACTATTCAGGGGGAGGATGCCCATGCGGCAAGACCTCATCTTGGAAAAAATGCCATTGAAGTCGGTGCTGCTATTATTCAGGGCTTGCAAGCAATAAGAATGGATCCACTTATCCCATGTTCCGTAAAAATGACCAAACTACAAGCCGGAAGTGAGACAGGTAATATCATTCCGGGAAAAGCATCCTTTACACTTGATTTGCGGGCTCAAACAAATGATGCCATGCGTACACTTCGAACAAAGGTATGTGAAGTGATTCAAAGTGTGGAATCAATATATCATGTAAAAATCCAATATATTGTCCATGAAGGGTTGGTAGCGGCAATCGTGAATGAAGACGCCTATCAGTTGATGGCAGAGGCAATCAGCGAAGTAATCGGTGCCGATAATTTACAACCTCGAATTGAAACTCCTGGTGGTGAAGACTTTCATTTTTATTCCTTATATAAACCAAATATAAAAGCTACGATGTTAGGTCTCGGTTGTGATTTGTCCCCAGGACTCCATCACCCAAACATGACATTCAATCACAACTGCTTACATACCGGAATCGCAATACTCACCCAAACCATTTTGAATACAATTAAATCGATTTCTGCAAAATAA
- the abc-f gene encoding ABC-F type ribosomal protection protein yields MMTLLGKLQNVSIQFGSKTILKDVTMDIRQGGCIGIVGANGEGKSTLLSVLANEKEPSEGFIQWFGGIPSMHYFKQQVSEPQEFSPAQKRELHKWQVPKGRSYELMSGGEQMKQRLVQAFSNQVQILILDEPTNHLDQQSLHELIAQVKRFKGTVMVVSHDRHFLDEVADGIWEVEHQGVKAYEGNYSVYCTLKDERRKAQTHLFEVQQKKIAQIDEQISSLQNWSAKAHSQSTKQEGYKEHYRVKAKRMDTQIRSKRKRLEGEKAKAELNRPTEEKAVSFSIEANRKQGNRVIESKSVTKTFGSHTLWKDASFTIKQGERVALVGPNGCGKSTWLKMLMEEEPYEGELWRTKAMRIGYLQQSIDDLPEEKTPEEWFVPHDFDSRGMIQTLMINLGFGEEHWRLPIKSMSMGEKLKLKLMAFMLEQKDVLLLDEPTNHLDLPSREQLEQTLSTYPGTIIVVTHDRYFLEKIATKLLVFEDRCMKKIDMTFKEWQNRQVETAQQQQLLKLETERQAILGEISFISKHDSKYEALDQRFNELTAQINALK; encoded by the coding sequence ATGATGACCTTACTAGGAAAATTACAGAACGTATCGATTCAATTTGGAAGTAAAACAATCTTGAAAGATGTGACGATGGACATCAGACAAGGGGGATGCATTGGAATTGTCGGCGCAAATGGCGAAGGAAAATCAACTTTGCTGTCAGTCCTTGCGAACGAAAAGGAACCAAGTGAAGGGTTTATTCAGTGGTTCGGTGGCATACCGTCGATGCATTATTTTAAACAGCAAGTATCTGAACCACAAGAATTTTCCCCTGCTCAAAAGAGGGAATTGCATAAATGGCAAGTTCCAAAAGGTCGCTCATATGAATTAATGAGCGGTGGTGAACAAATGAAACAGAGGCTAGTGCAAGCTTTTTCAAATCAAGTTCAGATACTGATTTTAGATGAACCGACAAATCATTTGGATCAGCAGAGCTTACATGAATTAATAGCACAAGTTAAGCGTTTCAAGGGGACTGTTATGGTCGTTTCACACGACAGGCATTTCCTGGATGAAGTGGCTGATGGGATTTGGGAAGTGGAACATCAAGGTGTCAAAGCATATGAAGGGAATTATTCGGTTTATTGCACTCTAAAAGATGAGAGACGAAAAGCACAAACTCATCTATTTGAGGTGCAACAGAAAAAAATTGCCCAGATTGATGAACAGATTTCTTCTCTTCAAAATTGGTCTGCAAAAGCTCATTCACAATCGACCAAGCAAGAAGGATATAAAGAACATTATCGGGTAAAAGCAAAAAGGATGGATACTCAAATCCGTTCGAAACGTAAGAGGCTTGAAGGAGAAAAAGCAAAAGCCGAGCTCAATCGTCCAACAGAAGAGAAAGCAGTGTCATTTTCGATTGAAGCAAACCGTAAGCAAGGAAACCGAGTGATTGAATCCAAGTCCGTCACTAAAACTTTCGGAAGTCACACACTTTGGAAAGATGCTTCATTCACCATTAAGCAAGGTGAAAGAGTTGCACTCGTGGGACCGAATGGATGTGGAAAGTCCACATGGTTGAAAATGCTGATGGAAGAAGAACCGTATGAGGGTGAACTGTGGAGAACAAAAGCAATGCGTATAGGCTATTTGCAGCAGTCCATAGATGATTTACCGGAAGAGAAAACTCCGGAAGAGTGGTTTGTCCCTCATGATTTTGACTCCCGGGGAATGATTCAAACTTTGATGATCAATCTGGGATTCGGGGAAGAACACTGGCGATTGCCGATCAAGTCGATGAGTATGGGAGAGAAATTGAAATTAAAATTAATGGCATTCATGCTCGAACAAAAAGATGTATTGCTATTGGACGAACCGACCAATCACTTGGATTTACCTTCGCGTGAACAACTGGAGCAAACTTTGTCTACGTATCCAGGGACCATTATCGTTGTGACGCATGATCGATACTTTCTTGAGAAAATCGCCACAAAACTCCTGGTCTTTGAAGACAGATGCATGAAAAAAATCGACATGACTTTTAAAGAATGGCAAAATCGCCAAGTTGAAACGGCACAACAGCAACAACTGTTGAAGCTCGAAACAGAAAGACAGGCAATCCTTGGCGAAATCAGTTTTATATCCAAACATGATTCAAAATATGAGGCACTTGACCAACGTTTCAATGAATTAACTGCTCAAATAAATGCTTTAAAGTAG
- a CDS encoding DNA-3-methyladenine glycosylase has translation MNFQPISADFFQQSTINLAKNLIGQYIVHQHPSGLVVAKIIETEAYMGPEDRAAHSFGNRRTKRTEVMFGEAGLVYTYQMHTHTLMNIVSGPVGKPQAVLLRAGEPIEGLDLMQQFRGTTPMKNWTNGPGKLAKALGVGMSYYGHHWAEEPLFIAPGPGSEEVEVGPRVGIQNSGEAVHYPYRFSEKGHPMVSKYR, from the coding sequence ATGAATTTCCAACCTATATCAGCCGACTTTTTTCAGCAATCAACTATAAATCTTGCGAAAAATCTAATCGGACAATACATCGTCCATCAACATCCATCGGGTTTGGTCGTGGCCAAAATAATAGAAACGGAAGCATATATGGGACCTGAAGATCGTGCGGCTCACAGCTTCGGAAATCGTAGAACGAAAAGAACGGAAGTCATGTTTGGTGAAGCTGGCCTTGTTTATACCTATCAAATGCACACACATACATTGATGAATATCGTGAGCGGACCTGTCGGTAAACCCCAGGCGGTGTTATTACGCGCCGGTGAACCTATTGAAGGTCTCGACTTAATGCAACAATTTAGGGGGACAACCCCGATGAAAAATTGGACAAATGGGCCAGGTAAGCTTGCAAAAGCACTGGGAGTGGGCATGAGTTACTATGGCCACCATTGGGCAGAAGAACCTCTTTTCATTGCACCTGGGCCGGGTAGTGAAGAAGTGGAAGTGGGTCCGCGTGTTGGCATTCAGAATTCTGGTGAAGCAGTTCACTATCCATATCGTTTTTCAGAAAAAGGACATCCAATGGTTTCAAAATACCGATAA
- a CDS encoding ABC transporter ATP-binding protein has product MIRFNKVTKRFADGTEALKDVSLTIPTGMLTVIIGPSGCGKTTLMKMINRLEVPTSGDILIDDQSIKNQDEVGLRRSIGYVIQRIGLFPHMTIAKNAALVPTLKGWTAEKTQARVNELMDIVGLDPETYLNRFPLELSGGQQQRVGVVRALAGDPNIVLMDEPFSALDPISREQLQDELRNLQQEIQKTIVFVTHDMDEALKIADHIIVLRDGKVEQVGSSEVLIHQPANEFVRNFIGEERINRKRSFGKWKIGELSPFYTQSNMREQIVSINSSDDVEQAIALLEKPHTDVLAVYTNEEFVGYLDQSSLLKAVIAKEEGASSYD; this is encoded by the coding sequence GTGATTCGATTTAATAAAGTAACGAAAAGGTTTGCGGATGGGACGGAAGCATTAAAAGATGTTTCATTGACCATACCGACAGGCATGTTAACGGTGATTATCGGTCCCAGTGGATGCGGTAAAACCACATTGATGAAGATGATTAACCGACTGGAAGTACCTACCTCAGGCGATATATTAATTGATGACCAATCTATTAAAAATCAAGATGAAGTGGGACTTAGAAGATCTATAGGCTACGTCATTCAGCGTATCGGCTTATTTCCCCACATGACTATCGCTAAAAACGCTGCATTGGTACCTACATTAAAAGGGTGGACTGCAGAAAAGACACAAGCCCGTGTCAACGAACTGATGGACATTGTTGGACTCGATCCGGAAACGTATTTGAACCGATTTCCACTTGAATTGAGTGGAGGTCAGCAACAACGTGTAGGCGTAGTACGTGCACTGGCTGGGGACCCGAACATTGTCTTAATGGACGAACCATTCAGCGCTCTCGATCCAATCAGTCGTGAACAACTTCAAGATGAATTGCGAAATCTTCAACAAGAAATTCAGAAAACCATCGTTTTTGTCACGCATGATATGGATGAAGCGTTGAAAATAGCTGACCATATTATTGTATTGCGAGATGGAAAAGTGGAACAAGTGGGATCTTCAGAAGTGCTTATCCATCAACCTGCCAATGAATTTGTACGGAATTTTATCGGTGAAGAACGCATTAATCGTAAACGGTCATTTGGCAAATGGAAGATTGGGGAGTTGTCACCGTTTTACACTCAATCCAATATGAGAGAACAAATTGTTTCCATTAACTCTTCAGATGACGTGGAACAAGCAATTGCCTTATTGGAAAAGCCCCATACAGATGTATTGGCGGTTTATACGAATGAAGAATTTGTTGGCTACCTTGACCAATCTTCGTTGTTAAAGGCAGTAATAGCAAAGGAAGAAGGTGCTTCTTCTTATGACTGA
- a CDS encoding MmcQ/YjbR family DNA-binding protein, producing the protein MEASELKAWCAAQKGAQFDYQKDWDAERYLVGGKMFAMFGHDKSGTPILSLKCEPQRADMLREEFEDIQPGYYMNKTHWNSLALNGTLPDALFKECITHSYELVFKGLTKKVQNEVSSQ; encoded by the coding sequence ATGGAAGCGAGTGAATTGAAAGCATGGTGTGCCGCACAAAAAGGGGCACAGTTTGATTATCAGAAGGACTGGGATGCAGAGCGTTATTTAGTTGGCGGGAAAATGTTTGCCATGTTCGGTCACGATAAATCGGGTACGCCGATCCTTTCATTGAAATGTGAACCACAACGTGCAGATATGCTTCGTGAAGAATTCGAAGACATCCAGCCAGGCTACTACATGAACAAAACCCATTGGAATTCTCTAGCTTTAAATGGTACTTTGCCGGATGCACTTTTCAAGGAATGCATTACACATTCATATGAATTGGTGTTTAAAGGATTGACGAAAAAAGTGCAAAACGAGGTGAGTAGTCAATGA
- a CDS encoding GNAT family N-acetyltransferase, with protein sequence MKFNVFIQPQEFEDKAKPFLMQNEDLYSLFYGVLQGIKAGRYENPFMATVEEDDQVVALFQMTPPHPLNIIVIDETKMADILSFAAQEISNRKIPVPSAVGVKRVVNAFSEKWQELTKSKARLVMDQGLYRLDKVEQSLEKSSGSWRYARKDEAPLLATWYKVFEQDTGLKSSPPEVINERVIQFLEDQEVFLWEDNGKVVSMMKKARPSDRGVTVSFVFTPQEERKKGYARTMVAAGSEELLKTYDFCVLYTDMLNPTSNKIYQEIGYRKIADSIHLEFLPEKGQ encoded by the coding sequence TTGAAATTCAATGTGTTTATTCAACCTCAGGAATTTGAGGATAAAGCTAAACCGTTTCTAATGCAAAATGAAGATTTATACAGTTTGTTTTACGGTGTGCTACAGGGAATCAAAGCCGGTCGTTATGAAAATCCATTCATGGCTACGGTCGAAGAGGATGATCAAGTCGTGGCTCTCTTTCAAATGACGCCCCCTCATCCACTGAATATTATTGTGATTGATGAAACAAAAATGGCTGATATTTTGTCATTTGCGGCGCAAGAGATTTCTAATAGAAAAATTCCAGTTCCGTCGGCTGTCGGAGTGAAGCGTGTCGTAAATGCTTTTTCTGAAAAATGGCAGGAGCTGACGAAAAGTAAAGCCCGATTAGTGATGGATCAAGGCTTGTACCGTCTGGATAAAGTCGAACAATCACTCGAAAAAAGTTCGGGATCTTGGCGCTATGCGAGAAAAGACGAAGCACCATTACTGGCAACTTGGTATAAAGTGTTCGAACAGGATACGGGACTTAAAAGCTCCCCACCTGAAGTGATTAATGAGCGCGTCATACAGTTTCTTGAGGATCAGGAAGTATTCTTATGGGAAGACAACGGGAAAGTCGTATCAATGATGAAAAAAGCACGTCCTTCAGATCGAGGGGTTACCGTATCATTTGTTTTTACTCCTCAAGAGGAAAGAAAAAAAGGCTATGCGCGGACGATGGTTGCTGCTGGAAGTGAAGAGTTGCTCAAAACATATGACTTCTGTGTACTATATACAGATATGTTGAACCCGACGTCCAACAAAATTTATCAGGAAATCGGTTACCGGAAAATTGCGGATTCCATTCACTTAGAATTTTTACCGGAAAAAGGGCAATGA
- a CDS encoding HIT family protein: protein MNCIFCRIIKGELPARVVKETEGAIAFLDIDPIQKGHVLVLPKRHVPDLTDMTIEENTVVMSLCQNVMKSIRECYPAESVTIMQNNGACMEVPHVHFHIIPRFSEDGFKVVEPVIEISDGEMDEIARQLKSNMV from the coding sequence ATGAACTGTATTTTTTGCCGCATCATAAAAGGTGAGCTGCCAGCGAGAGTGGTAAAGGAAACAGAGGGAGCCATTGCATTTTTGGATATTGACCCCATTCAGAAAGGCCATGTGTTGGTTTTGCCAAAACGTCATGTGCCGGATTTAACAGACATGACAATAGAAGAAAATACGGTGGTTATGTCTCTTTGTCAAAATGTCATGAAATCCATAAGGGAATGTTATCCTGCAGAGAGTGTAACGATTATGCAAAACAATGGAGCGTGTATGGAAGTTCCGCATGTTCATTTTCATATCATACCGAGGTTTTCAGAAGATGGCTTCAAAGTGGTGGAACCTGTTATTGAAATAAGTGATGGTGAAATGGACGAAATTGCGCGTCAATTGAAAAGTAATATGGTATAA
- a CDS encoding metalloregulator ArsR/SmtB family transcription factor: MDYIALEQYLKGIGDQNRLRILTYLMHESLCVCELTELLDMTQPAISQHMRKLKTADIVSEEKRGRWTIWSLNVRHPQYPVLIHLLSLLPAPARTVEDLIIEGKKVMCEE; encoded by the coding sequence ATGGACTATATAGCACTAGAACAGTATTTAAAAGGCATTGGTGACCAAAATCGGTTAAGAATCTTAACGTATCTCATGCATGAGTCATTATGTGTCTGTGAGTTAACGGAACTTCTTGATATGACGCAACCGGCAATTAGTCAGCATATGCGAAAACTAAAGACTGCAGATATTGTGAGCGAAGAAAAGCGTGGTCGTTGGACAATTTGGTCATTAAACGTTCGTCATCCACAATATCCGGTATTAATACATTTGCTCAGTTTACTACCTGCGCCTGCACGTACGGTAGAAGATTTAATTATAGAAGGCAAAAAAGTCATGTGTGAGGAATAA